In Babylonia areolata isolate BAREFJ2019XMU chromosome 19, ASM4173473v1, whole genome shotgun sequence, a single window of DNA contains:
- the LOC143293964 gene encoding uncharacterized protein LOC143293964, whose protein sequence is MGAGEVDSSCGISSETSCNFELNFGDVEDEDLTASTGDLFATRQTPAESLTDQGDHTADHDRRTHSRKRKMDKEGFVTPATPDIPKSSLQFGLPGHADFSGAGEGECGGVEREEPGDGFVLTQQQSPPPPPQQPQQQQQQQRRKQRQRKQHHDVTEASDVSMSSPPQVSENRHQAAADLFEELAQGTKMLIIQMAQNFRESEEYESVCLNNVESLLVEARDLEDRLRHQKDLLQQRIFMIGRRLSSDHQ, encoded by the exons ATGGGAGCAGGGGAA GTGGATTCCAGTTGTGGAATTTCCAGTGAAACATCGTGCAATTTTGAACTGAATTT TGGTGACGTGGAGGATGAGGACCTGACGGCCAGTACTGGTGACCTGTTCGCCACAAGGCAGACACCAGCTGAAAGCCTGACTGACCAGGGGGACCACACCGCTGACCACGACAGGAGAACGCACAGCAGAAAACGCAAGATGGAT AAAGAGGGCTTTgtaacccccgccacccccgacATCCCCAAGTCCTCTCTGCAGTTCGGACTGCCCGGACACGCGGACTTCTCGG gggcgggagagggggagtgtggaggtgtagaAAGGGAAGAGCCAGGGGACGGCTTTGTCCTCacccaacaacaatcaccaccaccaccaccacaacaaccacaacaacaacaacagcaacaacgaaggaAGCAGAGGCAGCGAAAGCAGCACCATGACGTGACAGAAGCGTCAGACGTCAGCATGTCCTCACCCCCACAGGTGTCTGAAAACAGACACCAAGCTGCAGCTGACCTGTTTGAGG AGCTGGCCCAGGGAACCAAGATGCTTATCATCCAGATGGCTCAGAACTTCAG ggagagtGAGGAGTACGAGTCAGTGTGTCTGAACAACGTGGAGTCCCTGCTGGTGGAGGCACGGGACCTGGAGGACCGGCTCCGGCACCAGAAGGACCTGCTGCAGCAGAGGATCTTCATGATCGGCCGCAGACTGAGCAGTGACCACCagtga